In Corynebacterium sp. P4-C1, the sequence TCGATCACCGCGTCGAAAACTTCCCGGGCCAGGTCGTGGTAGGGCCAGGCGCGGGTGACGGTCCCGTACCAATCGTCGAGCTCGATGTCCTCGACGGCGACGGCCGCGACGGTCTGCTGGGCGAGCACGTCAAGCGGACTCTTCGGGGTGTGCAGCTCCTCGATCAGACCTTCCCGCATACGCGGAACAGTCACCGCTGTTTGGACCAGATCGGAGCGGTGTTTGGGGTAAAAGGAGCCTTCCGACACCGCCCCCACCGAGTGCCCGGCGCGGCCCACGCGCTGCAGGCCGGATGCGACACTCGGCGGCGACTCGACCTGGACGACCAAGTCGACCGCACCCATGTCGATGCCAAGCTCCAACGAGCTGGTGGACACCACCGCTCGCAGGGTTCCCTCCTTCAGCGCGGTCTCCGTGGCCAGGCGCTCCTCCTTGGACACCGACCCGTGGTGGGCGCGCGCGATCACCGGCGCCGCGGTACCGGCTGTGTCCACGGATTTCATCAGCTGCGCCGGCGGGCGCCGCGTCTGCGGGCTGAGCGCCTCCGGGTCGTGCTCCGTCGCCCAAATCTCGTTGAGCCTGCTGGTCAGGCGTTCCGCCGTGCGGCGCGAATTGACGAAGACGATGGTCGACTGGTGCGCCATCACTTCCTGGTACAGCTGCTGCTCGATGTGCGGCCAGATCGATGACTGGCCCGGTGTCGGCGGCGGAGCAAGGTCTTTCTTCTCTTCCGGCCCGTCCAAGTTGAAATCGAGGATGTCGTCGGAGATGGCCGAGGTGTCGATTACGGCGTCCCCGATCGGCGAGCCTTCCTCAGGAACGGGCAGGTCGCTCATGTCCTCGACGGGGACGTGGACATCGAGCTTCCACTTCTTTTCCGCGGGCGGGTTCACGATGGTGGTGCGCTCGCCCAGGAAATTCGCCACCGCATCCAGCGGGCGCACCGTCGCGGACAGGCCGATGCGCTGGAAATCGCCTGCTAATCGACGGAGGCGCTCCAACGACAGCGCCAAATGCACGCCGCGCTTGGTGCCGGCGAGCGCGTGGATCTCGTCGACAATGACTGTGTCCACCGTCTTCAGGATCCCCGCGGCCTTGGAAGTGAGCATCAAATAGAGGCTCTCCGGGGTGGTGATGAGAATGTCCGGCGGCTTACGGGCCTGCCGGTTGCGCTCCGCCTGCGGGGTATCGCCGGAGCGCACCGCGACGGAGATATCCGGCATCTCCAAATCCATCCGCTGGGCCACCCGGGCGATGCCGGTCAACGGCGCGCGGAGGTTGTTCTCCACATCCACGCCGAGTGCTTTCAGCGGGGAGATGTACAGCACCCGCACACCGTCGCGGGTGCCCTGGGTGGTGCGCTGGAGAGCAGCGTTGTCGTCGAAATGCAGGGCTTGCTGGCCGGAACGCTGCACCATCGAATTCAGCGACCAGAGAAACGCCGCGAGCGTCTTGCCTGAACCAGTGGGGGCTACGACGAGGGTGTTCTCCCCCTCCGAGATCGATTTCCACGCCTGCTCCTGCACCGGCGTGGGTGCGGCGAAGACCTCCTCGAACCACGTGGCCACCTGCGGGTGGAAGCGGTCGAGAATGCAACCAGTCTCCCCGCTTGAAGGTCGGTCAGAAGGTCTGTCAGGCACGCCTTCACCTTAGACGGCCGGAACATAACACTTGACTTCCCACTACTTAACACTTGTGGGATGTTATGTGGGAAGTTAAGTGTTATGTTGCGCCGCAGAAGCAGTCGGCCGCGGCACACGCGGACAGCGCGCACGCGGTAAGGTCTAGGCCATGACGGCAACGTACTCGGACTCACGGTTGACTAACCTGATTGCGCTCGGCACTGGCGAGATCCTCAAGGGCATCCGCGGCGTCGGCCTCCTCCGCGGCCGGGAGCTCGGCGAGGCGGGCGACGACCTCGCCCAGAACTGGATCGCGCGCGTGCTGGCCCAGCACCGCCCGGAAGACGGCTTTCTGTCCGAGGAAGCGGTCGACGACCTGTCCCGCCTGGACAATCCGCGAGTGTGGATCGTCGACCCGCTCGACGGCACAAAGGAATTCGCCACCGGCCGCCAGGACTGGGCCGTCCACATCGCACTGGTGGAAAACGGTGTGCCCACCCACGCCGCCGTGGGCCTGCCGGACTTGGGCGTGGTGTTCAAGTCTTCCGATGTCCGCCATGTCGCCGGCCCCCTGTCCCGCAAAATCGCACTGTCGCACAACCGCCCGCCGGCGGTGGCGAAATACGTCGCGGAGAAGATGGGCTTCGAAGCCGCCGGCATCGGTTCCGCCGGCGCTAAGGCCATGCACGTGCTGCTCGGCGACTACGACGCGTACATTCACGCCGGCGGCCAGTACGAGTGGGATCAGGCAGCACCGGTGGGTGTCGCCAAGGCAGCCGGCCTGCACGCCTCCCGCCTCGACGGCAGTGAGGTGCGCTTCAACAACGAAGACACCTACATCCCGGACCTCCTGATTTGCCGCCCCGAGCTCGCCGATGAGATTCTCGAGCACGCTGCAGCCTACAAGGGCGAGCACGGCAGCTACGAAGGCATCGTCAAATAACGGCGAGACGGAACGACGCTGGCACAACAACGAGCCACACGAAGAGTGAGTGAATGACTGGGACGATCCCGACCCCGTACGAAGACCTGCTGCGCGAGATTCTCGAGACGGGAACCCCGAAGGAAGACCGCACCGGCACCGGCACGATCAGTGTCTTCGGTAAGCAGCTGCGCTACAACCTCGCCGATTCCTTCCCGCTGTTGACCACGAAGAAGGTCTATTTCAAAGGTGTGGTCGGCGAGCTTTTGTGGTTCCTCAAGGGCGATTCCAACGTCCGTTGGCTGCAGGAGAACAACATCCGCATCTGGAACGAGTGGGCGGATGACAACGGCGAGCTCGGCCCAGTCTACGGCGTGCAGTGGCGTTCGTGGCCGACGCCGGACGGCGAGCACATCGACCAGATCCAGAACGCTCTCGACCTGTTGAAGAAGGATCCGGAGTCGCGCCGCAACCTGGTCTCGGCGTGGAATGTCTCGGAGCTGGACAAGATGGCGCTCATGCCGTGCCACTTGCTCTTCCAGCTCTATGTCGCGGACGGCACACTGTCCATGCAGGTCTACCAGCGCTCGGCGGACATGTTCCTGGGCGTGCCGTTCAACATCGCCTCCTACGCGCTGCTGACGCACATGTTCGCACAGCAAGCGGGCCTCGAGGTCGGCGAGTTGATCTGGACGGGCGGCGATTGCCACATCTACAACGACCACGTTGAGCAGGTCAAAGAGCAACTCTCGCGCGAACCTCGCACCTACCCGCAACTTGAACTGACAAAGAAGGATTCCATCTTCGGTTACGGCTTTAAGGACATCGCGGTCACGGGCTACAACCCGCACCCGACGATCACCGCCAAGGTCTCGGTGTAGTGATGCTCGGCGCTATCTGGGCACAGTCCCTGGACGGGGTCATCGGCGACGGCACGGGAATGCCGTGGCACCTGCCGGAGGACCTGAAGCACTTCAAGGAGACGACGCTGGGCAGCCCGGTGGTCATGGGCCGCCGCACCTGGGAGTCGCTGCCCCTTACCCCGCTGCCGAGTCGCGCGAACATCATTATCTCCTCGCGCGAAGCAGGTGATTGGTCGAAGGGCGCTTACGTCTACCGCGACCTTCCGGACTTCGACACCGACGCGTGGATCATCGGCGGGGCGCAGCTCTACGAGGCCACGCTCGACGAGGTAGACGTCATCGAGCGCACGCTTATCGACGTCGCCTTGGCCCCCCTCACCCCCGGCAATGCCGTCCACGCCCCGCGCATCACCGACGATTTCGAGCTGATCAGCCAAACTGACTGGCTCACCTCCGAACGGGGCCGCGCAACTGTGCCCGGCGTGGAGGACACCCCTCTGAGCTACTGTTTCC encodes:
- a CDS encoding thymidylate synthase, which translates into the protein MTGTIPTPYEDLLREILETGTPKEDRTGTGTISVFGKQLRYNLADSFPLLTTKKVYFKGVVGELLWFLKGDSNVRWLQENNIRIWNEWADDNGELGPVYGVQWRSWPTPDGEHIDQIQNALDLLKKDPESRRNLVSAWNVSELDKMALMPCHLLFQLYVADGTLSMQVYQRSADMFLGVPFNIASYALLTHMFAQQAGLEVGELIWTGGDCHIYNDHVEQVKEQLSREPRTYPQLELTKKDSIFGYGFKDIAVTGYNPHPTITAKVSV
- a CDS encoding 3'(2'),5'-bisphosphate nucleotidase CysQ; amino-acid sequence: MTATYSDSRLTNLIALGTGEILKGIRGVGLLRGRELGEAGDDLAQNWIARVLAQHRPEDGFLSEEAVDDLSRLDNPRVWIVDPLDGTKEFATGRQDWAVHIALVENGVPTHAAVGLPDLGVVFKSSDVRHVAGPLSRKIALSHNRPPAVAKYVAEKMGFEAAGIGSAGAKAMHVLLGDYDAYIHAGGQYEWDQAAPVGVAKAAGLHASRLDGSEVRFNNEDTYIPDLLICRPELADEILEHAAAYKGEHGSYEGIVK
- a CDS encoding dihydrofolate reductase; this encodes MLGAIWAQSLDGVIGDGTGMPWHLPEDLKHFKETTLGSPVVMGRRTWESLPLTPLPSRANIIISSREAGDWSKGAYVYRDLPDFDTDAWIIGGAQLYEATLDEVDVIERTLIDVALAPLTPGNAVHAPRITDDFELISQTDWLTSERGRATVPGVEDTPLSYCFQRFERKAS